The DNA region CTATTAAATTCTAGCTGAGACCTAGGAAATATATAAgttatttttcttaatttcatACCACCATGTCGGAGATGCTCAGACAGTTAAATGAAGAATTTCATTTCAATGATCAGagcaacaaagagagagactgtgGAGTTTCCCATGAGGTCATAAAGATGTAGGCTTCAGTTCATTGTTTCACAACACTGAGACTTTATGATGCTGTTAGAAAACACTTATAAATAGAAATGAAATAGGTTTTGTACGTATATATTCACTTCTTTTGTATACAAGTGATGAACAGTCATGGTTCTTGACGTGGGTGCACTTGGTGAACGGCGTCACTACACTACCTACAGAAATGACTTGTCTGCCTTAACAGTAACCATGTTGAAAGTCCACACTTCTCTCCTCTGTAAGGGGATTTGACTGTAGCCATAGCCCGgttgcacacagagacaaatctAGAGTGATATTTGTCAGGGTTGCCACCAGCAAGAAGGAAAGATATTATCTCCCTCTTTATCATATGCCATGGAAGTGAATTACCATATTGCTGCGGGAAGCAGTGGCATTTGGTGTCCTTCCAAGACGGATTGAAAACTTTGTGAAAGTGGGTCACACAGTGTGTATCGACTGTCAGAGaagctgaaagagaaaaggcTCTGGATCGGGGGGAGACGTGGAGCATGGTTTGGTCCCAACAGGACGGCTGAATACACAGTGCTGACTTGCCAAGACAGGGTATTGGACATGGGTATGGTAGCATTTTGTGCTCATACTGGCCACTAAAATTAGATTCAATTTCATCTGTTTCAGCTTCTGCCTTCATCCTACACTTCCCAAACTGCAGAACTGTTGGTTCTGTGTGGATGATTCACTCATTAGTGGCCACAAACTGCCTTCACTAAAGCTCTTTCCTGCCTTGTTGAACCCAGAGGAATGACAGATGGTACAGAATGTTGATTTAGACAAATATTTTGACTCTTTCCTTTCATGTAATGGCCCTTTTTGATTATCTGATGAGCCCATGTGGGTTTGCAATGTATCTTGTAAATCTGTATCTGTATGTAAAATAGCAATGTATTTTGTGGGTAATATAATCTTACTTTAGTACAATATCCTTTCTAAAAATGTCACCTTCAGGACCTTCAGGAAAGTAGTGAAATGCCCTTGTTTTGAGCTTGATAACAAGAGTTATTCAGAGCCTTTGAGAAGTCTTCTTAAAGAAATAAGTCAGGTTAGATAATAAGATTGATAGTGCTCTCATGCCTGTACATAAAagatatgaagctacagctagcagccagcTTGTTCAGCAtaaagagggaaacagagagccTGGCTCTGGCCAAAGGTCCCAAAATCCACCTATCAGAATATCACCACTGAATAACTGACCTTTTGTATACTAAttattaaaacttaaaaaatcaaactgtattttgtgattttacGGGGGGTTGTCACTGTAAGGTTGCCAGGCATTGAGCAAAAACTCCAGCAACACACTGCTACCAACCAAAAAATAGTCCCACACATAAtcccctgtaaaaccacaacttgtttgggggtttttgtttgtttattggttGATTTTTGTTTGAGCCAGTTTAGCTGTTCCCCCCTATTTCCtgctttatgctaaactaagtcAACCCGCTGCTGGCTGTAGACTTACATTGAACACACAGGCAAGAGAGCGGTAcaaatcttctcatttaactctcttatttaaatatgcaaatcatcatttttccttaaaaacttttcctttaagccTGAGAGAACAAAGTCTCATATtccatattttcatatttccatGATCACCCGAGGGACTATACGTTGTGAACAAATAAACCTGACTGTAAAAAGATTTCATAGAGCATCAATAGCTTGTCAGGAATATATGACAAAAAATGAACTTTTCATATATCATTTTAGCATTAAAATAAACCTGCATCTTCCTATTTGTACTGCCTTGACCTGGCAATACAGCACTCTCAAATGGTGTAATACTGGTTTTCACATAGCAGGACACCGTGCGTACAGTAAGTGGatgaaagcatgtgtttgtgggGGAGTGTAGCCTTCAGGGGGTTGAGAGGTGATCGCAGATTGTGATTCTTTATAGTACACAGCTCTCTCAGGTTACAGTGGTTCtgcagtatgtttgtgtgaataaGCCCTGGGGGCTACATGCAGAGTTGTGTGTTCTTCCGTGAGCAGATTCCCCCTGGCCTTTAGATCTCTGCTGCCTGCCTATCAGCCATTCATTTTAGACCTCACAGCAGAACTGCTGCGAAGAAAGCTAGTTTGGCTAATTAATCTTTGCAAATATTTTTCTCCAAATGGCTCAGTAGAAATCAACATTTTCCAGGGATCATCACCCACATTGTCTCCAGAGGCTATCGATATGCAAACACATTTGATAGTAAACAGAGATTTTGATTGGCTTGGAATGTGGATGCAGAGATACGGTGTGcaccactctgtgtgtgtctgagtgtcttGAGTACATAATGTggctgtgcatgcatgtgtgtgcgtgggtgtgcaTAATAGCCCCGATTCAGTTCTCTGTAAGTGCACTCTATGCGAGTGGGTGTTCAAAAGTACTCTGACGTTCTTTTGTGTGCACCATGTGTTTGCTTATTAATGGAAATCCTCTGCTAATGTTCTTCATCATGACTATATTTATGGCACATATTCTCTGTCTATCTGTGCATGGGtatactgtatctgtgtgtttttgtgtgttcaggacAGAGGATGTGAGTCCCGTGGGCGACAGGCTGCTGTCCACAGAGGAGCAGGTCACTCTAATCACTGAAAGTATGACCGTCACCTCCACCGACCAGgagaaactgctgctgctcaacaaGAACACCGAGCTCCGCAGAGTCAACAAAGAGGTACAACTGGTGCAGATTCTCTGCAGGGCCACGTTTGTATTGCTGATGTTGGCAATTACATTTAGTTCTCTCTGAAAACCAGAGGAGGACTGTGGGCGTTGTGTGAAAACTGCTGCTAAGCTGTGAGGAATCATCATTAAAgttacatttttcacaattatCCAACCTTCGCTTCTTGATTTTAATTAGATGCTGTtcaataaaaagacaaagagacatgGGAAAATGATTCCCTCAACTGCTGTAAGCTGCCATGTATTTAGAGAGCGCACAAGTAGAGAGTGAAGAGTGAGGAGTCTTACCTCACCGACCTAAAATCACTTCCGGACGCTCATGTTGTTgtggggacagacagacggaggcGGCAGCAGTGATGACATGCAGGATGTTGTCGATGGCCAGAGTAGAGGCCACAGCACTGATGATTATATGACAAGATGGTGTGTTACAGCTGATGAAGCTGAATGAGGACTGGGACCAGGTGTACCGCAGTGCCACACTGAGTCTGCAGCACAGAATGGAGGCTTTGGAGCTGGAGAACACTGCCATCAAACAGCTCAATGGCAGATTGCTGCTGAAAGTTGAGCACCAACAGGTAAACACATAAAACTTCAGCCTCACGTGTGGGAAGTGGAACTGTTCCCACACAACTGAACATAAAGCCACACACATAAAGTTCATCGCACTGTTGTGAACGCTGATATGTGGGCGTAGATACAGTATATGGGGGGATTCCTAAACTGTGGGCTGTGGTGTGGCAGGTAGATGGTGGTGGGTAGTAGATGTGGTTTACATGTGTGAGGTTTACTGTTATTTTGGGGGTTGCAGAGTGCAAAGGAGTACTATGAACAGGCGCTGAtgcaggagctgaagaagaaccAGGAGCTGCAAGAATACATCCGACTGCTGGAGAGCACGATGCACCACCCAGACAAAGACTGCACACCTGCCAAACAGGTTATTAttgtctgtcacctgtctgtgcaACTGATTAGTTACTAATCctgtttgacatatactcaactaaaaacagcacaaagacagtatgtttaatgtttgacctcattaaCTGACGGGGTTTTGTAAAgatttggacaggagcaactattgactgagaaagttgtggaatgctccaaaaacacctgtttcactggtaacaggtgatagtatcatgatcgggtatgaaagggagatcctggaaaggctcagtcactcacaagcaaggatggagcgaggttcaccactttgtgaacacatgattgtataaaggagattactacacgAGCTCAGGAACAtattgtaaaactgttgtcagtaaacagtttgtttgcaaatgattgcattcttcttttatttatgttttacacagaatCACAACAATTCAGGCTTGTTCTTGTATCTCTGTCAGTATTCTCTGATTGTCAGTATCCCTCATCAATTTGTCTTATGTCTTTACTAAAGGGCAGCTTCAGTGCCGTGATACACACTCCTGTGTCATGCCCCACCACTAATCATCCTGGAGGTCCCAACCTGTCACCCAGTCACATCTCTGGGTACAacccctcatcctcctctttcccGGCTCCTTCCTGCCCAGAGGCAGGGCGGCAGAGAAAAAGCCAGAGCAGCAGTACCCCACCAGGAGCACTGGGAGACTCCCGGCAAGAAGTACAGGATCTaaaggagcagctggaggcaCTGAGATGTCAGGTGGGCTGCTCTCTTCAGCAGAGCATCAAAAAATATTCTCATTTCAGATGTGAGGAGAGCAGCACTGATGTCAACTCACTGTTGCCAGGGGAAGATTTGCTTAATGCTTAAATTTGAATTAGATGGTGAACTGCACCACCAAGTGGTGGCTCTGTGCTGTTCTCTAATGTGTTCACTATGCAATAAGAGGTATCTGCATTTCACAAGATATGGCTTTGAGATTGGCTCACTGCCATATTGATTTCTTATGTGAGCAGACCCAGATTTATGAAGCAGAATATGAGACAGAGCATAACGaccacaagcacacactgcaGGAGAACCGCaggctgaggaagaagagggaggagatgcgccaACAGGTGGCACTACTGCAGGAGCAGGTagtgttttatttgtctgtaccacacacacacacaacagcacacacaaaatcacacattcacacttagattaaaaaaaaaagatgatgtgctTTGGCAACTGAGAATTCATGCCGTGCTGTGATTATTTTGTTAATCGTGTCAAACTAGACACTTCAGTGTCTTGCTGGATTGGTGGAAAGTAAAAGATAAATAtgtagagcagcagcagtttaaacataCTGTgatctaaaatgaaaataaagcaaaggTCTCAATGAGATATTTTCACAGCTCCACATATCCCCCTAGGATATAAAATAACCCTTTCTGACAAAATGTGGGGATGAGCTGCTCTCTGAATGTCctaacagtgtgtttgtcactgAAAACGCCTTTTCCCTAattttgctgtctgtggttctgaCGTCGCTGCAGCTCAAGGTTTATGAAGATGATTTCCGACGGGAGCGGTCTGACAAACAGATGCTGCAGAGGCTGTTGTTGAAGAAAACGCCTCCCAACAAGGACCCTGTGCTTATCCACCGCTGCAATAATGAGCAGCAGCCACCAGGGGGAGACAAGAGGACAcaaagtggagagaaaagaagtcAGCACCACCCACTCTGCCCCAAGCACTCTGGCAGGGACAAAGAGTCAGActgagggaagaaagaaagaaggaaataaaaataactggatcacacacaataacattaggttttaaatgtgacattaaaatgaaactcGTTCATCTGGAGAAGCAACACTCACAGAATTTGTGAGTAAAATTGGGCTCCATATGCAATTTTAGCACTCTGTCACACTCACTAACAGCACTTTTATCTGATTAATGTTgacaaaaataactgaaatagcCTGTGAGCAAATCTGGAGTCAAATGCACTATTTGCTCTCTCAGCGTTCTGCTCGTTACCCTTCTTCATAAAGAAAGGTTACACATGAATTGTAGATTATagtctgcattgttttttctgtgtattaCTTTACAGAAGCATTTAGCAAATTTTGTATCTATACATATTTAATATATCTAATATAGCTCTTTGTCtaaagtttgttgtttttgcttaCTCTGATTATTATCAGACATTAAAAACTATAAGTAGTCAAAGTAATAAGATAAATAAAGTGTACAAGCTAAGCATGCTTGTGGTTTTCCACCTGCTTCAGTGTCTTTGTGACAGTAGAGCTTAACCACAGCTGTCAACTTGTCAATGATGATTGTTTAATTATTTCTTCTCTATGTGCTGCATTACTTTGAAGCCCGTAAAGTAATTGCTTCTCAGAATGTCGAGGCTCATTAAAAGAGTCGACTGCATGATGAATCTCAACAAAAAG from Chaetodon trifascialis isolate fChaTrf1 chromosome 5, fChaTrf1.hap1, whole genome shotgun sequence includes:
- the LOC139331331 gene encoding TNFAIP3-interacting protein 1 is translated as MDGDVLSLSSCSSLSSAAGTQKDTSPKNDSSLPENQQEHKSTQELWTEDVSPVGDRLLSTEEQVTLITESMTVTSTDQEKLLLLNKNTELRRVNKELMKLNEDWDQVYRSATLSLQHRMEALELENTAIKQLNGRLLLKVEHQQSAKEYYEQALMQELKKNQELQEYIRLLESTMHHPDKDCTPAKQGSFSAVIHTPVSCPTTNHPGGPNLSPSHISGYNPSSSSFPAPSCPEAGRQRKSQSSSTPPGALGDSRQEVQDLKEQLEALRCQTQIYEAEYETEHNDHKHTLQENRRLRKKREEMRQQVALLQEQLKVYEDDFRRERSDKQMLQRLLLKKTPPNKDPVLIHRCNNEQQPPGGDKRTQSGEKRSQHHPLCPKHSGRDKESD